In a genomic window of Vigna angularis cultivar LongXiaoDou No.4 chromosome 6, ASM1680809v1, whole genome shotgun sequence:
- the LOC108342289 gene encoding nucleoside hydrolase 3 isoform X4, which produces MFLSLPPFDSDIPTAYFVCDRILGYSKSRERMSPMKFCVAVVLFLFATTTEGQHHRILLDTDVDTDDVFALLYLLKLNRSEFRLEGVTISANAWTNVGHAVNQVYDILYMMGRDDIAVGMGGEGGILPNGTILPNVGGYLSIIEQGMTTTGACRYRQAIPKGRRGLLDIDTNYGIRKAFLPQGRRKYTPLQQATAQQVLIEKISAGPISLIVIGVQTNIAIFLMNNPHLKKNVEHIYIMGGGVRSRNPTCCPQNASSSCVPKQCGDRGNLFTNYKANPYAEFNIFGDPFAAYQVIHSGIPITLVPLDATNTIPITEEFFNEFEKSQDTYEAQYCFKSLKMAKMARDTWLDNQFYTSYFMWDSFTSGVAISSMRNSNKKNEFAEMEYRNITVITSNKPFGICDGSNPFFDGLKVPKFNLKKGGVHSGHVQQGLKDQFCLVKNGKGRCQDGYTSEVDGPNSVKVLIATKAKPNQDVRSPLDKQYFKSFLNVLKQPQNSGRFNFSTQFPHYKEVTYVPNFQNKTLGKPVVFDMDMSIGDFLALFYLLKVDVQVINLKAIIVSPTGWTNAATIDVIYDLLHMMGRDDIPVGLGEVFAVNESDPQFPLVGDCNYAKAIPHGNGGLLDSDTLYGLARDLPRSPKRYTPINSMKFEATQDTDHLNFRQPLAMEIWESVLQTMEPRSKITVLTNGPLTTLAKVVSLKNISSRIEDTFLGEILGAVVLADKYSGLSEKFEVKPVKVLAEGDVSIDGKMVVDEEDGKLVRILSHVNAKAYHKMYANRLGDWNQSAKVGSFEDQRRKWSHPHSS; this is translated from the exons atgTTCCTTTCACTTCCTCCTTTTGACTCTGACATTCCAACTGCATATTTTGTATGCGACAGAATTCTAGGCTACTCCAAAAGTAGAGAGAGAATGTCTCCAATGAAGTTTTGTGTAGCTGtggtattgtttttgtttgcaACTACTACGGAAGGCCAACATCATCGAATTCTTTTGGATACAGATGTTGATACTGATGATGTATTTGCTCTGCTCTACCTTTTGAAGCTCAATAGATCAGAGTTTCGATTGGAG GGAGTGACAATTAGTGCAAATGCCTGGACTAATGTGGGACATGCTGTGAATCAAGTTTATGACATACTTTACATGATGGGACGAGATGACATAGCTGTTGGAATGGGAGGTGAGGGTGGAATACTCCCAAACGGTACCATACTCCCAAATGTAGGTGGATATCTTTCAATTATAGAACAG GGAATGACAACAACAGGAGCTTGCAGATACAGGCAAGCCATTCCTAAGGGCCGAAGAGGGCTCTTAGATATTGATACTAATTATGGCATACGAAAAGCTTTCCTTCCACAG GGGAGAAGAAAATACACTCCCTTACAACAAGCAACTGCTCAGCAAGTGCTGATTGAGAAAATATCTGCAGGTCCAATAAGTTTGATTGTGATAGGGGTGCAAACAAACATTGCTATTTTTCTTATGAATAATCCACACTTGAAGAAAAATGTGGAACATATTTACATCATGGGTGGTGGTGTAAGGTCAAGAAACCCAACTTGTTGCCCCCAAAATGCTTCCTCTTCCTGTGTTCCTAAGCAATGTGGTGACCGAGGCAATTTATTCACAAATTATAAAGCAAACCCTTATGCAGAGTTCAATATATTTGGTGACCCTTTTGCAGCATATCAG GTTATTCATTCTGGTATACCTATTACACTTGTCCCTCTTGATGCAACAAACACAATTCCCATCACTGAAGAATTCtttaatgaatttgagaaaagtcAAGACACATACGAGGCACAATACTGTTTCAAGTCCTTGAAAATGGCCAAAATGGCTCGTGATACTTGGCTTGACAACCAATTTTACACG AGTTATTTTATGTGGGATTCTTTCACATCTGGTGTAGCAATCTCAAGCATGAGAAACtcgaataaaaaaaatgaatttgctGAGATGGAGTACAGAAACATAACTGTAATCACTTCTAACAAACCATTTGGAATATGTGATGGCTCTAATCCATTCTTTGATGGCCTCAAAGTACCTAAATTCAATCTAAAGAAAGGTGGAGTGCACAGTGGTCATGTTCAACAAGGGCTTAAAGATCAATTTTGCCTTGTCAAGAATGGGAAAGGTAGATGTCAG GATGGTTATACATCTGAGGTGGATGGTCCTAACTCAGTCAAAGTACTTATTGCCACTAAAGCAAAGCCTAACCAAGATGTTAGGAGTCCACTTGACAAGCAATATTTCAAAAGCTTCTTAAAT GTTTTAAAGCAACCACAAAATTCTGGGAGGTTCAACTTCAGTACACAGTTTCCTCACTACAAAGAAGTAACTTACGTgccaaattttcaaaacaaaacactGGGGAAACCTGTTGTGTTTGATATGGACATGAGCATAGGAGATTTTCTTGCTCTATTCTACCTCCTCAAAGTTGATGTTCAAGTTATAAATCTTAAG GCAATAATTGTGAGTCCAACTGGGTGGACAAATGCTGCAACAATAGATGTGATTTATGACTTACTACACATGATGGGTCGTGATGATATCCCAGTTGGTCTTGGTGAAGTTTTTGCAGTGAATGAATCAGACCCACAATTTCCACTTGTTGGAGATTGCAACTATGCTAAAGCAATTCCCCATGGAAATGGTGGACTTTTGGACTCTGACACTCTTTATGGACTTGCTCGTGATTTGCCACGTAGTCCCAAAAG GTATACACCTATAAATTCTATGAAGTTTGAAGCCACTCAAGATACTGATCACCTTAATTTCAGACAACCATTGGCAATGGAAATTTGGGAGTCTGTATTGCAAACAATGGAACCTAGATCTAAGATTACAGTATTAACCAATGGACCCTTGACTACTTTGGCAAAGGTTGTATCACTGAAAAACATTAGCTCAAGAATTGAG GATACATTCTTAGGAGAAATTCTGGGTGCTGTTGTCCTAGCTGACAAGTATTCAGGTCTAAGTGAAAAATTTGAGGTGAAGCCGGTTAAAGTCTTGGCCGAAGGAGATGTGTCCATCGATGGAAAAATGGTGGTGGATGAGGAAGATGGAAAATTAGTCAGAATTTTAAGCCATGTGAATGCCAAGGCTTATCATAAGATGTATGCAAATAGGCTTGGTGACTGGAACCAATCGGCTAAGGTAGGAAGCTTTGAAGATCAGAGAAGGAAATGGAGTCATCCACATTCCTCATGA
- the LOC108342289 gene encoding nucleoside hydrolase 3 isoform X3: MSPMKFCVAVVLFLFATTTEGQHHRILLDTDVDTDDVFALLYLLKLNRSEFRLEGVTISANAWTNVGHAVNQVYDILYMMGRDDIAVGMGGEGGILPNGTILPNVGGYLSIIEQGMTTTGACRYRQAIPKGRRGLLDIDTNYGIRKAFLPQGRRKYTPLQQATAQQVLIEKISAGPISLIVIGVQTNIAIFLMNNPHLKKNVEHIYIMGGGVRSRNPTCCPQNASSSCVPKQCGDRGNLFTNYKANPYAEFNIFGDPFAAYQVIHSGIPITLVPLDATNTIPITEEFFNEFEKSQDTYEAQYCFKSLKMAKMARDTWLDNQFYTSYFMWDSFTSGVAISSMRNSNKKNEFAEMEYRNITVITSNKPFGICDGSNPFFDGLKVPKFNLKKGGVHSGHVQQGLKDQFCLVKNGKGRCQDGYTSEVDGPNSVKVLIATKAKPNQDVRSPLDKQYFKSFLNVLKQPQNSGRFNFSTQFPHYKEVTYVPNFQNKTLGKPVVFDMDMSIGDFLALFYLLKVDVQVINLKAIIVSPTGWTNAATIDVIYDLLHMMGRDDIPVGLGEVFAVNESDPQFPLVGDCNYAKAIPHGNGGLLDSDTLYGLARDLPRSPKRYTPINSMKFEATQDTDHLNFRQPLAMEIWESVLQTMEPRSKITVLTNGPLTTLAKVVSLKNISSRIEEVYVVGGHINKNVYDKGNVFSVPSNHYAEFNMFLDPLAAKIVFQSEVNITLIPLNVQHIASSFSHILCWLRRIEQTPEVVFSNRVLLRLQRLKKSHHRYQHMDTFLGEILGAVVLADKYSGLSEKFEVKPVKVLAEGDVSIDGKMVVDEEDGKLVRILSHVNAKAYHKMYANRLGDWNQSAKVGSFEDQRRKWSHPHSS; this comes from the exons ATGTCTCCAATGAAGTTTTGTGTAGCTGtggtattgtttttgtttgcaACTACTACGGAAGGCCAACATCATCGAATTCTTTTGGATACAGATGTTGATACTGATGATGTATTTGCTCTGCTCTACCTTTTGAAGCTCAATAGATCAGAGTTTCGATTGGAG GGAGTGACAATTAGTGCAAATGCCTGGACTAATGTGGGACATGCTGTGAATCAAGTTTATGACATACTTTACATGATGGGACGAGATGACATAGCTGTTGGAATGGGAGGTGAGGGTGGAATACTCCCAAACGGTACCATACTCCCAAATGTAGGTGGATATCTTTCAATTATAGAACAG GGAATGACAACAACAGGAGCTTGCAGATACAGGCAAGCCATTCCTAAGGGCCGAAGAGGGCTCTTAGATATTGATACTAATTATGGCATACGAAAAGCTTTCCTTCCACAG GGGAGAAGAAAATACACTCCCTTACAACAAGCAACTGCTCAGCAAGTGCTGATTGAGAAAATATCTGCAGGTCCAATAAGTTTGATTGTGATAGGGGTGCAAACAAACATTGCTATTTTTCTTATGAATAATCCACACTTGAAGAAAAATGTGGAACATATTTACATCATGGGTGGTGGTGTAAGGTCAAGAAACCCAACTTGTTGCCCCCAAAATGCTTCCTCTTCCTGTGTTCCTAAGCAATGTGGTGACCGAGGCAATTTATTCACAAATTATAAAGCAAACCCTTATGCAGAGTTCAATATATTTGGTGACCCTTTTGCAGCATATCAG GTTATTCATTCTGGTATACCTATTACACTTGTCCCTCTTGATGCAACAAACACAATTCCCATCACTGAAGAATTCtttaatgaatttgagaaaagtcAAGACACATACGAGGCACAATACTGTTTCAAGTCCTTGAAAATGGCCAAAATGGCTCGTGATACTTGGCTTGACAACCAATTTTACACG AGTTATTTTATGTGGGATTCTTTCACATCTGGTGTAGCAATCTCAAGCATGAGAAACtcgaataaaaaaaatgaatttgctGAGATGGAGTACAGAAACATAACTGTAATCACTTCTAACAAACCATTTGGAATATGTGATGGCTCTAATCCATTCTTTGATGGCCTCAAAGTACCTAAATTCAATCTAAAGAAAGGTGGAGTGCACAGTGGTCATGTTCAACAAGGGCTTAAAGATCAATTTTGCCTTGTCAAGAATGGGAAAGGTAGATGTCAG GATGGTTATACATCTGAGGTGGATGGTCCTAACTCAGTCAAAGTACTTATTGCCACTAAAGCAAAGCCTAACCAAGATGTTAGGAGTCCACTTGACAAGCAATATTTCAAAAGCTTCTTAAAT GTTTTAAAGCAACCACAAAATTCTGGGAGGTTCAACTTCAGTACACAGTTTCCTCACTACAAAGAAGTAACTTACGTgccaaattttcaaaacaaaacactGGGGAAACCTGTTGTGTTTGATATGGACATGAGCATAGGAGATTTTCTTGCTCTATTCTACCTCCTCAAAGTTGATGTTCAAGTTATAAATCTTAAG GCAATAATTGTGAGTCCAACTGGGTGGACAAATGCTGCAACAATAGATGTGATTTATGACTTACTACACATGATGGGTCGTGATGATATCCCAGTTGGTCTTGGTGAAGTTTTTGCAGTGAATGAATCAGACCCACAATTTCCACTTGTTGGAGATTGCAACTATGCTAAAGCAATTCCCCATGGAAATGGTGGACTTTTGGACTCTGACACTCTTTATGGACTTGCTCGTGATTTGCCACGTAGTCCCAAAAG GTATACACCTATAAATTCTATGAAGTTTGAAGCCACTCAAGATACTGATCACCTTAATTTCAGACAACCATTGGCAATGGAAATTTGGGAGTCTGTATTGCAAACAATGGAACCTAGATCTAAGATTACAGTATTAACCAATGGACCCTTGACTACTTTGGCAAAGGTTGTATCACTGAAAAACATTAGCTCAAGAATTGAG GAGGTTTATGTAGTGGGAGGACACATCAACAAGAATGTCTATGACAAAGGAAATGTATTTTCTGTTCCTTCCAACCACTATGCAGAATTTAATATGTTCCTAGATCCTTTAGCAGCCAAAATAGTGTTTCAATCAGAAGTTAACATCACACTCATTCCACTCAATGTCCAGCATATAGCAAGTTCGTTTTCACACATTTTATGTTGGTTGCGTAGGATTGAACAGACACCTGAAGTTGTTTTTTCCAATCGTGTGCTTTTAAGGCTACAACGTCTGAAGAAAAGCCACCACAGATATCAGCATATG GATACATTCTTAGGAGAAATTCTGGGTGCTGTTGTCCTAGCTGACAAGTATTCAGGTCTAAGTGAAAAATTTGAGGTGAAGCCGGTTAAAGTCTTGGCCGAAGGAGATGTGTCCATCGATGGAAAAATGGTGGTGGATGAGGAAGATGGAAAATTAGTCAGAATTTTAAGCCATGTGAATGCCAAGGCTTATCATAAGATGTATGCAAATAGGCTTGGTGACTGGAACCAATCGGCTAAGGTAGGAAGCTTTGAAGATCAGAGAAGGAAATGGAGTCATCCACATTCCTCATGA
- the LOC108342289 gene encoding nucleoside hydrolase 3 isoform X5, with amino-acid sequence MWDSFTSGVAISSMRNSNKKNEFAEMEYRNITVITSNKPFGICDGSNPFFDGLKVPKFNLKKGGVHSGHVQQGLKDQFCLVKNGKGRCQDGYTSEVDGPNSVKVLIATKAKPNQDVRSPLDKQYFKSFLNVLKQPQNSGRFNFSTQFPHYKEVTYVPNFQNKTLGKPVVFDMDMSIGDFLALFYLLKVDVQVINLKAIIVSPTGWTNAATIDVIYDLLHMMGRDDIPVGLGEVFAVNESDPQFPLVGDCNYAKAIPHGNGGLLDSDTLYGLARDLPRSPKRYTPINSMKFEATQDTDHLNFRQPLAMEIWESVLQTMEPRSKITVLTNGPLTTLAKVVSLKNISSRIEEVYVVGGHINKNVYDKGNVFSVPSNHYAEFNMFLDPLAAKIVFQSEVNITLIPLNVQHIASSFSHILCWLRRIEQTPEVVFSNRVLLRLQRLKKSHHRYQHMDTFLGEILGAVVLADKYSGLSEKFEVKPVKVLAEGDVSIDGKMVVDEEDGKLVRILSHVNAKAYHKMYANRLGDWNQSAKVGSFEDQRRKWSHPHSS; translated from the exons ATGTGGGATTCTTTCACATCTGGTGTAGCAATCTCAAGCATGAGAAACtcgaataaaaaaaatgaatttgctGAGATGGAGTACAGAAACATAACTGTAATCACTTCTAACAAACCATTTGGAATATGTGATGGCTCTAATCCATTCTTTGATGGCCTCAAAGTACCTAAATTCAATCTAAAGAAAGGTGGAGTGCACAGTGGTCATGTTCAACAAGGGCTTAAAGATCAATTTTGCCTTGTCAAGAATGGGAAAGGTAGATGTCAG GATGGTTATACATCTGAGGTGGATGGTCCTAACTCAGTCAAAGTACTTATTGCCACTAAAGCAAAGCCTAACCAAGATGTTAGGAGTCCACTTGACAAGCAATATTTCAAAAGCTTCTTAAAT GTTTTAAAGCAACCACAAAATTCTGGGAGGTTCAACTTCAGTACACAGTTTCCTCACTACAAAGAAGTAACTTACGTgccaaattttcaaaacaaaacactGGGGAAACCTGTTGTGTTTGATATGGACATGAGCATAGGAGATTTTCTTGCTCTATTCTACCTCCTCAAAGTTGATGTTCAAGTTATAAATCTTAAG GCAATAATTGTGAGTCCAACTGGGTGGACAAATGCTGCAACAATAGATGTGATTTATGACTTACTACACATGATGGGTCGTGATGATATCCCAGTTGGTCTTGGTGAAGTTTTTGCAGTGAATGAATCAGACCCACAATTTCCACTTGTTGGAGATTGCAACTATGCTAAAGCAATTCCCCATGGAAATGGTGGACTTTTGGACTCTGACACTCTTTATGGACTTGCTCGTGATTTGCCACGTAGTCCCAAAAG GTATACACCTATAAATTCTATGAAGTTTGAAGCCACTCAAGATACTGATCACCTTAATTTCAGACAACCATTGGCAATGGAAATTTGGGAGTCTGTATTGCAAACAATGGAACCTAGATCTAAGATTACAGTATTAACCAATGGACCCTTGACTACTTTGGCAAAGGTTGTATCACTGAAAAACATTAGCTCAAGAATTGAG GAGGTTTATGTAGTGGGAGGACACATCAACAAGAATGTCTATGACAAAGGAAATGTATTTTCTGTTCCTTCCAACCACTATGCAGAATTTAATATGTTCCTAGATCCTTTAGCAGCCAAAATAGTGTTTCAATCAGAAGTTAACATCACACTCATTCCACTCAATGTCCAGCATATAGCAAGTTCGTTTTCACACATTTTATGTTGGTTGCGTAGGATTGAACAGACACCTGAAGTTGTTTTTTCCAATCGTGTGCTTTTAAGGCTACAACGTCTGAAGAAAAGCCACCACAGATATCAGCATATG GATACATTCTTAGGAGAAATTCTGGGTGCTGTTGTCCTAGCTGACAAGTATTCAGGTCTAAGTGAAAAATTTGAGGTGAAGCCGGTTAAAGTCTTGGCCGAAGGAGATGTGTCCATCGATGGAAAAATGGTGGTGGATGAGGAAGATGGAAAATTAGTCAGAATTTTAAGCCATGTGAATGCCAAGGCTTATCATAAGATGTATGCAAATAGGCTTGGTGACTGGAACCAATCGGCTAAGGTAGGAAGCTTTGAAGATCAGAGAAGGAAATGGAGTCATCCACATTCCTCATGA
- the LOC108342289 gene encoding nucleoside hydrolase 3 isoform X1 yields MFLSLPPFDSDIPTAYFVCDRILGYSKSRERMSPMKFCVAVVLFLFATTTEGQHHRILLDTDVDTDDVFALLYLLKLNRSEFRLEGVTISANAWTNVGHAVNQVYDILYMMGRDDIAVGMGGEGGILPNGTILPNVGGYLSIIEQGMTTTGACRYRQAIPKGRRGLLDIDTNYGIRKAFLPQGRRKYTPLQQATAQQVLIEKISAGPISLIVIGVQTNIAIFLMNNPHLKKNVEHIYIMGGGVRSRNPTCCPQNASSSCVPKQCGDRGNLFTNYKANPYAEFNIFGDPFAAYQVIHSGIPITLVPLDATNTIPITEEFFNEFEKSQDTYEAQYCFKSLKMAKMARDTWLDNQFYTSYFMWDSFTSGVAISSMRNSNKKNEFAEMEYRNITVITSNKPFGICDGSNPFFDGLKVPKFNLKKGGVHSGHVQQGLKDQFCLVKNGKGRCQDGYTSEVDGPNSVKVLIATKAKPNQDVRSPLDKQYFKSFLNVLKQPQNSGRFNFSTQFPHYKEVTYVPNFQNKTLGKPVVFDMDMSIGDFLALFYLLKVDVQVINLKAIIVSPTGWTNAATIDVIYDLLHMMGRDDIPVGLGEVFAVNESDPQFPLVGDCNYAKAIPHGNGGLLDSDTLYGLARDLPRSPKRYTPINSMKFEATQDTDHLNFRQPLAMEIWESVLQTMEPRSKITVLTNGPLTTLAKVVSLKNISSRIEEVYVVGGHINKNVYDKGNVFSVPSNHYAEFNMFLDPLAAKIVFQSEVNITLIPLNVQHIASSFSHILCWLRRIEQTPEVVFSNRVLLRLQRLKKSHHRYQHMDTFLGEILGAVVLADKYSGLSEKFEVKPVKVLAEGDVSIDGKMVVDEEDGKLVRILSHVNAKAYHKMYANRLGDWNQSAKVGSFEDQRRKWSHPHSS; encoded by the exons atgTTCCTTTCACTTCCTCCTTTTGACTCTGACATTCCAACTGCATATTTTGTATGCGACAGAATTCTAGGCTACTCCAAAAGTAGAGAGAGAATGTCTCCAATGAAGTTTTGTGTAGCTGtggtattgtttttgtttgcaACTACTACGGAAGGCCAACATCATCGAATTCTTTTGGATACAGATGTTGATACTGATGATGTATTTGCTCTGCTCTACCTTTTGAAGCTCAATAGATCAGAGTTTCGATTGGAG GGAGTGACAATTAGTGCAAATGCCTGGACTAATGTGGGACATGCTGTGAATCAAGTTTATGACATACTTTACATGATGGGACGAGATGACATAGCTGTTGGAATGGGAGGTGAGGGTGGAATACTCCCAAACGGTACCATACTCCCAAATGTAGGTGGATATCTTTCAATTATAGAACAG GGAATGACAACAACAGGAGCTTGCAGATACAGGCAAGCCATTCCTAAGGGCCGAAGAGGGCTCTTAGATATTGATACTAATTATGGCATACGAAAAGCTTTCCTTCCACAG GGGAGAAGAAAATACACTCCCTTACAACAAGCAACTGCTCAGCAAGTGCTGATTGAGAAAATATCTGCAGGTCCAATAAGTTTGATTGTGATAGGGGTGCAAACAAACATTGCTATTTTTCTTATGAATAATCCACACTTGAAGAAAAATGTGGAACATATTTACATCATGGGTGGTGGTGTAAGGTCAAGAAACCCAACTTGTTGCCCCCAAAATGCTTCCTCTTCCTGTGTTCCTAAGCAATGTGGTGACCGAGGCAATTTATTCACAAATTATAAAGCAAACCCTTATGCAGAGTTCAATATATTTGGTGACCCTTTTGCAGCATATCAG GTTATTCATTCTGGTATACCTATTACACTTGTCCCTCTTGATGCAACAAACACAATTCCCATCACTGAAGAATTCtttaatgaatttgagaaaagtcAAGACACATACGAGGCACAATACTGTTTCAAGTCCTTGAAAATGGCCAAAATGGCTCGTGATACTTGGCTTGACAACCAATTTTACACG AGTTATTTTATGTGGGATTCTTTCACATCTGGTGTAGCAATCTCAAGCATGAGAAACtcgaataaaaaaaatgaatttgctGAGATGGAGTACAGAAACATAACTGTAATCACTTCTAACAAACCATTTGGAATATGTGATGGCTCTAATCCATTCTTTGATGGCCTCAAAGTACCTAAATTCAATCTAAAGAAAGGTGGAGTGCACAGTGGTCATGTTCAACAAGGGCTTAAAGATCAATTTTGCCTTGTCAAGAATGGGAAAGGTAGATGTCAG GATGGTTATACATCTGAGGTGGATGGTCCTAACTCAGTCAAAGTACTTATTGCCACTAAAGCAAAGCCTAACCAAGATGTTAGGAGTCCACTTGACAAGCAATATTTCAAAAGCTTCTTAAAT GTTTTAAAGCAACCACAAAATTCTGGGAGGTTCAACTTCAGTACACAGTTTCCTCACTACAAAGAAGTAACTTACGTgccaaattttcaaaacaaaacactGGGGAAACCTGTTGTGTTTGATATGGACATGAGCATAGGAGATTTTCTTGCTCTATTCTACCTCCTCAAAGTTGATGTTCAAGTTATAAATCTTAAG GCAATAATTGTGAGTCCAACTGGGTGGACAAATGCTGCAACAATAGATGTGATTTATGACTTACTACACATGATGGGTCGTGATGATATCCCAGTTGGTCTTGGTGAAGTTTTTGCAGTGAATGAATCAGACCCACAATTTCCACTTGTTGGAGATTGCAACTATGCTAAAGCAATTCCCCATGGAAATGGTGGACTTTTGGACTCTGACACTCTTTATGGACTTGCTCGTGATTTGCCACGTAGTCCCAAAAG GTATACACCTATAAATTCTATGAAGTTTGAAGCCACTCAAGATACTGATCACCTTAATTTCAGACAACCATTGGCAATGGAAATTTGGGAGTCTGTATTGCAAACAATGGAACCTAGATCTAAGATTACAGTATTAACCAATGGACCCTTGACTACTTTGGCAAAGGTTGTATCACTGAAAAACATTAGCTCAAGAATTGAG GAGGTTTATGTAGTGGGAGGACACATCAACAAGAATGTCTATGACAAAGGAAATGTATTTTCTGTTCCTTCCAACCACTATGCAGAATTTAATATGTTCCTAGATCCTTTAGCAGCCAAAATAGTGTTTCAATCAGAAGTTAACATCACACTCATTCCACTCAATGTCCAGCATATAGCAAGTTCGTTTTCACACATTTTATGTTGGTTGCGTAGGATTGAACAGACACCTGAAGTTGTTTTTTCCAATCGTGTGCTTTTAAGGCTACAACGTCTGAAGAAAAGCCACCACAGATATCAGCATATG GATACATTCTTAGGAGAAATTCTGGGTGCTGTTGTCCTAGCTGACAAGTATTCAGGTCTAAGTGAAAAATTTGAGGTGAAGCCGGTTAAAGTCTTGGCCGAAGGAGATGTGTCCATCGATGGAAAAATGGTGGTGGATGAGGAAGATGGAAAATTAGTCAGAATTTTAAGCCATGTGAATGCCAAGGCTTATCATAAGATGTATGCAAATAGGCTTGGTGACTGGAACCAATCGGCTAAGGTAGGAAGCTTTGAAGATCAGAGAAGGAAATGGAGTCATCCACATTCCTCATGA